A segment of the Candidatus Bipolaricaulota bacterium genome:
TCGGGTAGATGATGAAGAACACCGCGACCGTGGTCAGGGACGTGAACACGCCCTTGTGGGCGGTGACGTATCCCGCGGCCGGATAGCCGGCTCCCACCCCGATCCCCATGCACGCGATGACGTACAGGAGCAGGTACTTACTCAGGTGATTTTTTAATGATCTTAGGCGCATGGAGCTTCCCCTCCATCCGTTCATATGCTTCCAAAAACGCCTCCAGGCTGACCTTGAGGTTCTCTAACGCCTGTGCCCACTCATGCAGCAGGCCCATCCCTTTTGGGGTTATGGCATAGACCCGTTTTGCCGGTCCGGCATTCGCCGTGTCCCACTCTGATGTGATCAGTCCCTTCGCCTCCATCGACCGGAGGGTGCGGTAGACGTAGCCTGCATCCTGAATCGAGTATTCCAGCCCCATCTCCCGCATCCGATCGATCAACTCGTATCCGTGCCCTTTCCGCTCCCGCAGGAGGAGGAGCAAAAACGGTCGCAGAAACCGGGGCGGACGCTCGGTGGGGTAGCAGTTGCACCACGGTTTAACCGTCGATTTCTGTCTCTTCCGGGGCATCTCCTAGCTCACTCCCTTATATGACTCTGACACATATATACGTTAAATTGCAGCCGCTGTCAAGTCCGAGGGGGGATGCGCCAGGAGATCGTTACCAGGCAAAGAGGTTAGTGGAGAAGTGGTTGAAAAAA
Coding sequences within it:
- a CDS encoding helix-turn-helix transcriptional regulator; this translates as MPRKRQKSTVKPWCNCYPTERPPRFLRPFLLLLLRERKGHGYELIDRMREMGLEYSIQDAGYVYRTLRSMEAKGLITSEWDTANAGPAKRVYAITPKGMGLLHEWAQALENLKVSLEAFLEAYERMEGKLHAPKIIKKSPE